Proteins encoded by one window of Bradyrhizobium sp. B097:
- a CDS encoding SDR family oxidoreductase: MSGIFDLTGRVAVITGGNGGIGLGIAQALNAAGCNVAIWGRNAEKNANAAASMKAGPGKVATQFCDVTDPGSVKTAMKATLDTFGRVDGCFANAGIGGGGRRSFIDRTEEEWRRMFATNLDGVFHVFQAAARHMTERAEAGDKFGRLVATSSLASLFGTARNEHYAGTKAALNALCRALGVELARHGVTANAILPGWIKSDMTAGIMANDKFVANVMPRIPVRRFGEPSDFGGIAVYLMSKASSYHTADCFVIDGGYTAF, from the coding sequence ATGAGTGGCATCTTCGATCTCACCGGCCGCGTCGCTGTCATCACTGGCGGCAATGGCGGCATCGGCCTCGGCATCGCGCAGGCGTTGAACGCCGCCGGCTGCAACGTCGCGATCTGGGGCCGCAACGCGGAAAAAAACGCCAACGCCGCGGCCTCGATGAAGGCCGGCCCCGGCAAGGTCGCAACCCAATTCTGCGACGTCACCGATCCCGGCTCGGTCAAGACCGCGATGAAGGCGACGCTCGACACCTTCGGCCGCGTCGACGGCTGCTTCGCCAATGCCGGCATCGGCGGCGGCGGACGCCGCTCCTTCATCGACCGCACCGAGGAGGAATGGCGCAGGATGTTCGCGACCAATCTCGACGGCGTGTTTCACGTATTCCAGGCTGCGGCACGCCACATGACCGAGCGCGCCGAGGCCGGCGACAAGTTCGGCCGGCTGGTGGCGACCTCGAGCCTCGCCTCGCTGTTCGGCACCGCGCGCAACGAGCACTATGCCGGCACCAAGGCCGCCCTGAACGCGCTGTGCCGCGCGCTCGGCGTCGAGCTTGCGCGTCATGGCGTCACCGCGAATGCGATCCTGCCCGGCTGGATCAAGAGCGACATGACCGCCGGCATCATGGCCAACGACAAGTTCGTCGCCAATGTGATGCCGCGCATCCCGGTACGCCGCTTCGGCGAACCGAGCGATTTCGGCGGCATCGCCGTCTACCTCATGAGCAAGGCGTCGTCCTATCATACAGCGGATTGCTTCGTGATCGACGGCGGGTATACGGCGTTCTAG
- a CDS encoding VOC family protein — translation MFSHVMVGTNDLDKAKAFYDALLGTLDVRPARVDGHRIMYLTKAGIFMVSKPINGEPATHANGGTIGFACSSPEQVHAWHAAGVANGGKPCEDPPGVREGNGIKLYLAYLRDLDGNKICAMHRMT, via the coding sequence ATGTTTTCACACGTGATGGTTGGCACCAACGATCTGGACAAGGCCAAGGCGTTTTATGATGCGCTGCTCGGCACGCTCGATGTCCGGCCGGCCCGGGTCGACGGTCACCGCATTATGTACCTCACCAAGGCCGGCATTTTCATGGTTTCCAAGCCGATCAACGGCGAACCGGCGACGCACGCCAATGGCGGCACGATCGGCTTCGCCTGCTCTTCGCCGGAGCAGGTCCATGCCTGGCACGCGGCCGGCGTCGCCAATGGCGGCAAGCCCTGCGAGGATCCGCCGGGCGTACGCGAGGGCAATGGCATCAAGCTCTACCTCGCCTATTTGCGCGACCTCGACGGCAACAAGATCTGCGCCATGCATCGGATGACCTAA